One genomic segment of Primulina tabacum isolate GXHZ01 chromosome 9, ASM2559414v2, whole genome shotgun sequence includes these proteins:
- the LOC142555776 gene encoding putative BPI/LBP family protein At1g04970 isoform X1: MARPVVPFFLFLILTFSCIHTRSDEEGHIEVRLYDKGLDFFKDLLIKKAESSLVPLELPDIEKSVKIPVVGKVHMALSSIIIETIDMISSALQTGDSGIVVAVSGATANLSVDWSYSYKTWLLPISVSDEGTATVQVEGMDIDLTLSLTTVQGSLKLDVLDCGCHVNDISIKLDGGASWLYQGLVDAFEGKISSSIENAISKKLKVGIVKINSILHSLPKEVSVAHIATLNVTFVDDPELCDSSLDLKINGLFSPKDKDELTSQYHRSLHSTLLFKTVDKMSRISLHEDVLKSASSVLFYANKMQWIVDKAPNKSFLNTAGWRFIVPQLYKMYPDDDIYLNLSASSPPILKMENQQLKALLTLDVVINVLDANEVVPVACISVVMNASIYAEISRNSLGGSVKLNYFTMSLKWSEIGDLHMHLIQAFVSTIIKTLILPYVNLKLDKGFQLPTFHGYELQDTQIFCRDSWIVIYSDLGSVKQLNFV, from the exons ATGGCTCGCCCGGTTGTTCCTTTTTTCCTATTCTTGATTCTCACCTTTTCCTGTATCCATACTCGATCCGACGAAGAAGGGCACATCGAAGTGCGATTATACGACAAGGGTCTTGATTTTTTTAAGGATTTATTGATAAAGAAGGCGGAGTCCTCGCTAGTTCCACTCGAGCTGCCCGATATTGAGAAATCCGTGAAAATCCCAGTTGTGGGTAAAGTTCACATGGCTCTTTCCAGTATTATTATCGAAACTATTGATATGATCTCGTCTGCTTTGCAAACTGGAGATTCCGGGATTGTTGTAGCTGTTTCTGGGGCCACCGCAAATTTGAGTGTGGATTGGAGCTATTCCTATAAGACATGGTTACTTCCGATTAGTGTTTCTGATGAGGGAACTGCGACTGTTCAG GTTGAAGGCATGGACATCGACCTTACCCTCAGTCTCACAACTGTACAAGGATCCCTGAAGCTGGATGTTTTGGATTGTGGTTgtcatgtgaatgatatttctATAAAGTTGGATGGAGGAGCTTCATGGCTTTATCAAgg GTTGGTAGATGCTTTTGAGGGTAAAATTAGCTCTTCCATTGAGAATGCCATTTCTAAGAAACTAAAAGTTGGAATTGTAAAAATTAATTCTATATTGCATTCACTTCCTAAAGAAGTATCCGTGGCTCATATTGCCACTTTGAACGTTACTTTTGTTGATGACCCTGAGCTTTGTGACTCGTCACTTGACCTTAAAATCAACGGTTTATTCTCTCCAAAGGATAAAGATGAGCTAACCAGCCAATACCATAGATCATTACATTCCACTTTATTGTTCAAGACAGTGGATAAGATGAGTAGAATCTCATTGCATGAAGACGTTCTGAAGTCAGCATCATCGGTTTTATTTTAT GCTAACAAGATGCAGTGGATTGTTGATAAAGCACCGAATAAATCTTTCTTGAACACAGCTGGGTGGAGATTTATTGTTCCCCAGTTGTACAAGATGTACCCAGACGATGATATCTATTTGAATCTTTCTGCATCTTCACCACCTATCCTTAAAATGGAAAATCAGCAGCTTAAAGCATTACTTACCTTAGATGTGGTGATTAATGTCTTGGATGCAAATGAAGTGGTACCAGTTGCATGTATTTCAGTG GTTATGAATGCTTCTATATATGCAGAAATTTCAAGAAACTCTTTGGGTGGTAGTGTAAAATTAAATTACTTCACCATGTCTCTTAAATGGAGCGAAATTGGTGACTTGCACATGCATCTAATCCAG GCATTTGTATCCACCATAATAAAAACATTAATCTTACCGTATGTAAATTTAAAACTCGACAAGGGATTTCAGTTGCCAACTTTCCACGGTTATGAGCTTCAAGATACTCAAATTTTCTGCAGAGACTCCTGGATTGTAATATACAGTGATTTAGGATCTGTGAAGCAGTTGAATTTTGTCTAG
- the LOC142555776 gene encoding putative BPI/LBP family protein At1g04970 isoform X2: protein MARPVVPFFLFLILTFSCIHTRSDEEGHIEVRLYDKGLDFFKDLLIKKAESSLVPLELPDIEKSVKIPVVGKVHMALSSIIIETIDMISSALQTGDSGIVVAVSGATANLSVDWSYSYKTWLLPISVSDEGTATVQVEGMDIDLTLSLTTVQGSLKLDVLDCGCHVNDISIKLDGGASWLYQGLVDAFEGKISSSIENAISKKLKVGIVKINSILHSLPKEVSVAHIATLNVTFVDDPELCDSSLDLKINGLFSPKDKDELTSQYHRSLHSTLLFKTVDKMSRISLHEDVLKSASSVLFYANKMQWIVDKAPNKSFLNTAGWRFIVPQLYKMYPDDDIYLNLSASSPPILKMENQQLKALLTLDVVINVLDANEVVPVACISVARVRD, encoded by the exons ATGGCTCGCCCGGTTGTTCCTTTTTTCCTATTCTTGATTCTCACCTTTTCCTGTATCCATACTCGATCCGACGAAGAAGGGCACATCGAAGTGCGATTATACGACAAGGGTCTTGATTTTTTTAAGGATTTATTGATAAAGAAGGCGGAGTCCTCGCTAGTTCCACTCGAGCTGCCCGATATTGAGAAATCCGTGAAAATCCCAGTTGTGGGTAAAGTTCACATGGCTCTTTCCAGTATTATTATCGAAACTATTGATATGATCTCGTCTGCTTTGCAAACTGGAGATTCCGGGATTGTTGTAGCTGTTTCTGGGGCCACCGCAAATTTGAGTGTGGATTGGAGCTATTCCTATAAGACATGGTTACTTCCGATTAGTGTTTCTGATGAGGGAACTGCGACTGTTCAG GTTGAAGGCATGGACATCGACCTTACCCTCAGTCTCACAACTGTACAAGGATCCCTGAAGCTGGATGTTTTGGATTGTGGTTgtcatgtgaatgatatttctATAAAGTTGGATGGAGGAGCTTCATGGCTTTATCAAgg GTTGGTAGATGCTTTTGAGGGTAAAATTAGCTCTTCCATTGAGAATGCCATTTCTAAGAAACTAAAAGTTGGAATTGTAAAAATTAATTCTATATTGCATTCACTTCCTAAAGAAGTATCCGTGGCTCATATTGCCACTTTGAACGTTACTTTTGTTGATGACCCTGAGCTTTGTGACTCGTCACTTGACCTTAAAATCAACGGTTTATTCTCTCCAAAGGATAAAGATGAGCTAACCAGCCAATACCATAGATCATTACATTCCACTTTATTGTTCAAGACAGTGGATAAGATGAGTAGAATCTCATTGCATGAAGACGTTCTGAAGTCAGCATCATCGGTTTTATTTTAT GCTAACAAGATGCAGTGGATTGTTGATAAAGCACCGAATAAATCTTTCTTGAACACAGCTGGGTGGAGATTTATTGTTCCCCAGTTGTACAAGATGTACCCAGACGATGATATCTATTTGAATCTTTCTGCATCTTCACCACCTATCCTTAAAATGGAAAATCAGCAGCTTAAAGCATTACTTACCTTAGATGTGGTGATTAATGTCTTGGATGCAAATGAAGTGGTACCAGTTGCATGTATTTCAGTG GCAAGGGTACGCGATTGA
- the LOC142556688 gene encoding uncharacterized protein LOC142556688, whose amino-acid sequence MEVEALPLASKKERKLTRKRRRKYICLCLIAFVLGLGLLFLILGLTVFKAKRPTTTVDSITLSDVDFSIDVPRLRVSLNLTLDTDVSVNNPNHVSFKYSNSTCYLRFKGNDVGEVPIPAGHIGARDTRGLNLTLSLMADRLLSNSDFYSDVVSGMLPLQTYIRISGKVRILFSIHVVAYSTCDLVIDLRSRSIANQICHYRSKL is encoded by the coding sequence ATGGAGGTTGAAGCATTACCATTAGCATCGAAGAAGGAGCGTAAACTCACCAGAAAACGGAGGAGGAAATATATATGCTTGTGTTTGATCGCCTTCGTGTTGGGCCTGGGTCTGCTCTTCCTCATCCTCGGCCTCACCGTCTTCAAAGCCAAGCGTCCCACCACCACCGTCGATTCCATCACCCTCTCCGACGTCGATTTCTCCATCGACGTGCCCCGACTCCGGGTCTCCCTGAACCTCACGCTCGACACCGACGTCAGCGTCAATAACCCCAACCACGTGTCCTTCAAATACTCCAACAGCACGTGCTACCTCAGGTTCAAGGGAAACGACGTCGGAGAGGTCCCCATACCGGCCGGGCACATCGGCGCCAGGGATACACGCGGTTTAAACCTGACCCTATCTTTGATGGCGGATCGCTTGCTTTCCAACTCCGACTTCTACTCCGACGTGGTCTCCGGCATGCTGCCGCTTCAGACGTACATCAGAATCTCGGGGAAGGTTAGGATTCTGTTCAGTATTCACGTAGTCGCCTACAGCACCTGTGATTTGGTGATCGATCTTAGGAGTCGGAGTATAGCGAATCAGATTTGCCATTACAGAAGCAAGCTATAG
- the LOC142555777 gene encoding serine/threonine-protein phosphatase PP-X isozyme 2: MSDLDRQIEQLKRCEPLKESEVKALCLKAMEILVEESNVQRVDAPVTICGDIHGQFYDMKELFKVGGDCPKTNYLFLGDFVDRGYYSVETFLLLLALKVRYPDRITLIRGNHESRQITQVYGFYDECLRKYGSANVWRYCTDIFDYLSLSALIENKIFSVHGGLSPAISTLDQIRIIDRKQEVPHDGAMCDLLWSDPEDAVDGWGLSPRGAGFLFGGSVVSTFNHANDIDYICRAHQLVMEGYKWMFNNQIVTVWSAPNYCYRCGNVAAILELDENLERKFRVFDAAPQETRGAPAKKPPPDYFL, translated from the exons ATGTCGGACCTAGACCGGCAAATAGAGCAACTGAAAAGATGCGAGCCTCTCAAGGAATCGGAAGTCAAGGCTCTCTGTCTCAAAGCCATGGAAATCCTCGTCGAGGAGAGTAATGTCCAGAGAGTTGACGCTCCTGTCACT ATATGTGGTGATATCCATGGGCAATTCTATGACATGAAAGAGCTTTTTAAAGTTGGAGGTGATTGTCCCAAGACGAACTACTTGTTTCTTGGAGATTTTGTTGACAGAGGGTACTACTCAGTTGAGACGTTTCTGCTCCTTCTTGCGCTGAAG GTAAGATATCCCGATAGGATAACTTTGATAAGGGGAAACCATGAGAGCCGGCAGATAACACAG GTTTATGGTTTCTATGATGAGTGCTTGCGAAAATATGGTTCTGCTAACGTTTGGAGATATTGCACCGATATTTTTGACTATTTAAG CCTGTCGGCGCTTATTGAGAACAAGATATTTTCGGTTCATGGTGGGCTATCTCCTGCAATATCCACACTGGACCAG ATTCGAATAATTGACCGTAAGCAAGAAGTACCTCATGATGGTGCTATGTGTGATCTTCTCTGGTCAGATCCAGAAGATGCTGTTGATGGTTGGGGTTTGAGCCCACGCGGTGCGGGTTTCCTATTCGGTGGCAGTGTTGTCAGTACGTTTAATCATGCAaatgatattgattatatttgTCGTGCCCATCAGTTGGTGATGGAAGGCTATAAATGGATGTTCAACAACCAGATAGTTACGGTTTGGTCAGCTCCAAATTACTGCTACAG ATGTGGGAATGTAGCTGCTATTCTTGAGCTGGACGAAAACCTGGAAAGGAAGTTTCGTGTCTTTGATGCAGCTCCACAG GAAACAAGAGGAGCACCTGCCAAGAAGCCACCTCCGGATTACTTCTTGTAG